The segment GAAGACCCTTGATAAGACCACAGTGCCGGGGTTGTTTCAGAAAAATTTTGGTAATTATGATACACGGTATCCGCAATTTTATCGGAGATGTTCATCATCGATTTAAGTTCATCCCGTGTATATGCTTGCATGGTTCTAAGAATTTCTGATTGGAGGTCGGGAAAAAGAGAATTCTCAAGATTAAATTGAGAATTCTCTTTTTGTGTTTTCGTTGGTGATACGAGAATAATCATTACTTTAAGGTCTCATACATCTCTTCGTGGAACCCAACAAACACACCATGGTCTCCAATTAATAACGGTCTACGAACTAAACGACCGGTTGTAGAGAGCAATTCAAGGGCTTCATCATCGCTCATTTCAGGAAGTTTATCTTTAAGTTTCATTTCGCGATAAACAATCCCAGATGTATTAAAAAAGCGTTTAATAGGCAAGCCACTAATCTGGAGCCATTCTTTTAATTCTGCTTTCGTTGGATTTTCAAGCATCATGTCTCGATAAACAACATCGATATTGTTTTCTTCCAAATATTTTACAGCGCGTTTGCATGTGGAACATTTTGGATAGTAAATAAATAATGGTTTCATAAGAACCTCCCTTTAAATATATGTTAATGATAACATATTATTTTAAAGGAATACGTCTTAAAATTGTGGATGCGATGGTAAAGTCGACAAGACTGTGGATAAAACCACCAACACCAACCGCTAAGAAGACAACGGTAAAATAAGAACCGATAGATATTGATTGAGAAAAAAAGAAAGGTGTAACGGCGAGACACTCAAGGGTAGCATGAATGATTCCGATAATAATATTAAAACGGATGCGTTTTCCTTTATGACTTAAGAAGTCTGGATTTTTTTTGATATAAAGCGACCCTAATAACGCAAAAACACAATGCGAAAAAGCACGAATGGCTACGATAAATGGAGTTGAGAGAAGAAACCCAACACCGGTACCAATTGCAACGGCAAGTGCTACAGATGGCGAAATAAACATCGCAACGAAAAGTGGAACATGACTTGCAAGTGTGTAGGATGCAGGTGGGATGATGATTTTAGGCATAAACATCGGTATGGTGATACCGAGTGCAATCAGCAGTGCAGTGATGCTTAGATTACGAACAGATTTCATTGTGAACCTCCAAAGTGTCTTGACACCTAGGAGTATTGTAGAGGGAAAAGAAAAAGGTGTCAAGACACCCTAGTTACTTTCATAGAGAAACGCATGTTTTTTTAATTCAGTGATTAAATCGGCGTAATTTTCTTCAGAGACGGCAACGCGATGCAAGTGAATACCATTGGTTAAGGAGGCAAGCAATTCGGGGTTTTGATTCATAAAAAGGTCTATATCCTCTTGAGATTGGATTTTTAATTGCCCTGTAAGGTAACCATAAATTGGATGTTCAACGGTGACATCCAAAACTTGAGCGTGATGCTTAATGAATATTTCTAATTCTCTTTGGGTATCCTGGTGATTGTGTTGCATCGCCAAGGTGTATATATTTCGATTCGCATCAATACGATTCATGAGATAACCCTTACCCGTTGCGATGATATCGTGCCCTTGCGCTCTAAGTAGTGCGACATCACCAACAATAATCTGTCGTGAGACATTGAAACGTTTTGCGAACTGATTTGCACTGATTGCATGCTCGGATTCTATCAATTTTGTAATAATTTGTGTACGTCGCATATCGCCATGCATCTAAAATCACCTCTTATAACTTATTGTAACGAAAGATACACAAAATTGAAAGGGAAAGATTGTCTTAGAACCTTTATTGACAGGTTCTAGTCACAATGATAGGCTAAGAGTACAGATGAAAAAGGCGGTTAATCATGAAAATATTACTCTATCAAAAGGGCGAGAAAGCATTTAGTAAATCGGGAATTGGACGTGCAATGAAGCACCAAGTTCGTGCATTGACCGAAGCTAAAGTCGATTTCACAACAAACACGCAAGACGACTATGATTTGGTTCATATTAATACTGTGGATTTTGGTGCGCGCATGTTTGCACGTAAAGCCCATCGTCGGGGTAAAAAGGTTGTGTATCACGCCCATTCTACCGAGGAAGACTTCCGAAATTCATTTATGTTTTCCAATCAAATTGCCCCACTCTTTAAAAAACATATTGTTTCAAGTTATAAGTTGGGGGATTATATTTTGACACCAACACCCTATTCCAAGCGAATTCTTGAAGGATATGGAATCACGATCCCAATTGAAGATATTTCCAACGGCATTGATTTAAGTCGATTTGAATATCGTGCTGAAAAGGTTCAAGCATTTAGAGAGTACTTTAAGATTAAAGAAGGTCAACCTGTAGTGGTTTCGGTGGGACTCTATTTTGAACGCAAAGGATTGCCTGATTTTATGGAAGTTGCTCGCAAGATGCCCGAGGTAACATTCATTTGGTTTGGTCACACTCCGCTTGCAAGTGTTACACAAAAGATTCGTGATGCGATTAAACAGAAACCGGATAATGTCTTACTACCTGGTTATATTGCGGGCGATATTATTGAAGGGGCATATATGTGTGCTGATCTGTTCTTTTTCCCATCTTACGAAGAGACAGAGGGTATCGTTGTTTTGGAAGCATTGGCTGCACATTGCCAAACCCTTGTTCGAAATATTGGCGTATACGATCCATGGCTTGTGGATGGTGAGAATTGTTATAAGGGTGAATGTAATGAGGATTTTATCCGCATTGTTCAAGGATGTCTTGATCAAACTTTGCCTTCTACAACTGAAGCAGGATATCAAGTAGCGAAAGATCGCAGTATTAAAGCGATTGGGGAACAATTAAGAGGGATTTATACAAAAGTTTTAAATCAGGATTCCAACATCTTTAAGTAAGGTTGTACTTATGATATTATGACGATAACGAGGTGGATATATGAAACGTCTAAGTGTTTTTTTAGTTCTATTACTAATTTTAACGGGTTGCAGCGATACGCCGGAAAACCGGAAGTGGTTGAACCGCCTGTGAATACATATGAAACCATTGCATTTAAACTGGGTGGGAAAGCGTATCAACTCCCAGTATCGTATCAAACCTTATTTGAAGATGGATGGATTCCGACAACAGATATTGAAAGCATCTCCCTGGCTTCAAATAGTTATACAGATGGTTATGCTTTACGCAAAGATCGAAATATTATCTGGATTGCATTCTTTAATCCCGAAGATGAAGAAAAGATGTTAGAAGAGACGCTTGTAGCATCGATAAGTGCTGAAAATCGTGAATCGTATTATGATGATCCTGTGGATATTATTGTCCATGAAGGCATTTCCTTTGAAACACCCAAAGAAACAATCATAGAACAATTAGGGGACTACACGGAAGATGAAAATGCACGATTTAAAAACATTACATTTGAACATACTAAAAAAGCTAAAAGTGTTTTCAAATTTGATATTGATTCGGGACGTATGGAATATATTGAAATTACAAATTATCGAAAACCAAGGTCGTAAAATAGATACAAATGCGTATCTATTTTTTTTTATTTATTCTTGTCAGAAAAACATCATAAGCGTATGATAATGAAGAAAAAGTTGGGAGTTGTCATTTTGAAGAAAAAAGAACAGATTATTAATTATTTTGATAAGACGCGTTTAGCCTTTATTGGTAAGGGAATACTGGTAGGTATCTGCGCAGGTCTTGTTGTCAGTTTATTTCGATATCTTATTGAGGAATTGTTAGGACTTGTGAAGTTGGGTTATGCACTCTTACACATTAATCCTCAAATGATTCTTTTTTGGGTTATCGCATCAATCATCCTTGCGGTGGTTTTGGGGCTCTTTATTAAAAAAGATCCAATGATTAAAGGCAGTGGTATTCCGCAAATTGAAGGTCAAATATTAGGGGTAATGCACATGAATTGGCTCTCGATTGTTTTGCGAAAAGGAGTTGCGGGTGTTTTGGCTATTGGATCTGGGCTCTTTTTAGGTAGAGAAGGACCTTCGATTCAGTTAGGTGCAGCCGTTGGACAAGGTGTTAATGAAGGATTTAAAGGCAATAGGATGTCTGAAAAGGTATTGGTCTCAAGTGGAGCAGGAGCGGGTCTCGCCGCGGCGTTTAACGCTCCGGTAGCAGGGTTGTTGTTTGTATTGGAAGAGGTTCATCATAATTTCTCGCCACTTGTTCTTCTAACGACACTTGCGGCAACGACAACAGCAAATTTTATTTCACTTTACTTTTTTGGTTTAAGACCAATCCTATCGTTTGGATATTTACAAACATTTGAATTGAAGCATTATGGATTCTTAGTGTTCTTAGGTGTGCTTTTAGGTGTAGCGGGCTTTATCTACCAAAAAGTCGTTCTCTGGATACCTACGGTCTACAGCAAGCTCAAAAAAATGCCACCATATTTTTACGGAGTTATTCCATTTATCCTCGTAATTCCGATTGGTTATTTTTATCCACACTTAATTGGAGGAGGGAGTGATATTATTCATCTTCTTGCGGAGAATCCTTTTGGACTTTCCACACTCATTTCAATCTTTATTCTAAGATTTATATTCTCGATGATTTCTTATGGTTCTGGTCTACCAGGAGGTATATTTTTACCAATTCTTTCTCTTGGTTCCTTGTTAGGGGCAATATATGGTGTATTTTTAACGACACAGTTTGGCTTCGATCCGAACCTTTTAAAATCATTTATTGTGATTGCAATGGCAGGGTACTTTACCGCCATTGGTAAAGCACCGCTCACGGCAATTGTGCTAATCACTGAGATGGTTGGTAATTTTGATCAACTGATGCCGATGGCGGTTGTTTCTTTGGTTGCTTATGTCATTTCGGATTTATGTGGGGGAGAACCTGTGTATGAAGCGATGTTGGAACGTTTGGTGGGAGAACGGGAACCCAATATTACCGGTCAAAAAGTTATTGTTGAACTGTGTGTGCACGTTGAAAGTGCTCTTGACGGTTGCATGGTTCGCGATGTTAGTTGGCCAAGATCAAGTCTTTTGACAGGGATAAGTCGGGGAGACCATGAATTTATTCCACATGGAGATAGTATTATTTGTGCGGGTGATACATTAATGATTTTAACTAATCGTGATTCAAGCGCAGAAGTACGTGAGTATCTTTCCAGTTACGTAGGGGTTAAAAAACCAGTTTAGGACTGGTTTTTTAATGGACTTATTTATTATTAGGGTTAAAGCACTAAAAAAATTCTCAAACCCGTTGACAAAATACAAGAATGCGATATGATATTAGCAATTAACGAATTAGAGTGCTAAGGAGGAATAGAATGGCTCGAACAAAACAATTTAAAGCTGAATCAAAAAGGCTACTGGACTTAATGATTAATTCTATCTATACAAACAAGGAAATTTTCTTGCGAGAACTCATATCAAATGCGAGTGATGCGGAAGATAAACTTTACTATAAATCTTTGCAGGATACCTCGATTGAAATCAGTAAAGACGATCTAAAAATAGAAATTGAATTGGATGAGGAGAACCGTACCTTAACCATTCATGACTATGGTATTGGTATGACTGAAAAAGAATTAGAAACTTATCTGGGGACAATTGCGAAAAGTGATTCGCATGCCTTTAAAAAAGCGCTTGAGGAAGGTGATGATGCGGTTGACGTCATTGGCCAATTCGGTGTGGGTTTCTACTCTGCGTTTATGGTAAGTGATCACGTTGATGTTATCTCAAAGGCTTATGGTTCTGAAGCTGCTTATAAGTTTAGCTCGGATGGATTAGATGGATTTAAAATTGAAGCAGCAGAACGGGAAAAACACGGAACCACAATCGTATGTAAGATTAAAGACAATACGGATGACGAATTTTATGAACGATTTATTGATGAGTACACAATCAAGAATTTAATCAAAACATATTCAGATTACATTCGTTATCCAATTGAAATGAAAGTAGAAGACGAAGTCGAAGTTTTAAACTCAATGATTCCAATTTGGAAACGATCCAAAAATGATGTTACTGAGGAAGCATTAAATCAATTCTATAGAGATAAATTCAATGATTATGATGATCCATTTAAAACAATTCAGATGAAAGTTGAAGGAAACCCTTCTTTCGATGCATTACTGTTTATTCCCAAACATGTTCCAATGGATTTCTACTCACAATCCTTTGAACCCGGACTCCAACTTTACAGTCGTGGCGTGTTTATCATGGATCACAGCAAGTCTTTAATTCCGGAAGAATTCCGATTTGTAAGAGGACTTGTGGATTCACCTGATTTAAATCTAAATATTTCACGTGAAATCCTACAACATGATCGACAACTTGCTGCGATTTCAAAACGAATTGAACGAAAGATCAAAAGCGAACTAGAGCTAATGATGAAAAACGATCGTGAATCGTATGAATCATTCTGGAAAAACTTTGGTCTTTCAATCAAATATGGTATTTACACGTCTTACGGATCAAAAAGCGATGCCTTAAAGGATCTTGTCCTCTTTAAGAGTTCACAGGGTGATGATTTGGTAGCGTTCAAAGAATATATGGAACGTATGAAAGAAGATCAAGAAGAAATCTATTATGTTTCTGGTGAAAACGAAACAAAATGTGCTCATCTACCTCAGACTGAATTTGTTGTTTCAAAAGGTTATGAAGTACTTTATTTCACAGATGAGATTGATGAATTTGCAATTCAAATGTTGCGTGAGTATGGGGGCAAAGCCTTCAAATCAATTAATCAAGGGGACCTTGATTTAGTTGATGATGAAACTAAAAAATCAATTGAAGCGAAAAAAGAAACGCATAAACTTTTAATTGAAGCATTAAAAGAAGCTTTAAAGGATGAAGTTGATGATGTAACCTTATCCACTCGCCTCGTAAATCACCCAGTGTGTCTCGTCAGTGAAGAGGGTGTTTCATTTGAGATGGAGAAAGTGTTGAATGCGATTCCTGATCAAGGGGAACACGTGAAAGCAAAACGGATTTTAGAAATTAATCCAGAACATCCACTGCTTGATGCACTTGAAAATGTTCATCAAAACAAACCTGAGGAACTCGGTGATTTTGCGACCATCTTATATGATCAAGCATGTCTAATCGAAGGACTTCCTATTAAAGACCCAGTAACATTCTCAAAACGCGTTGCTGACTTAATGGTAGCTTCCGCAAAATAATAACATTATGCAAAACCCCTTTATGAATCGTAAAGGGGTTTCGCGTATGCGGTTGATAATAAAAAAAACTGTGGTTTTAGACTGATTGTGCTACAATATATTTAGAAAAAGAGGATTTGTAATGCGAAGTGTAGGAGAAAATCTACTGAATTTTGTTCCTAATTTTACGGTAATTGACTTAGAAACAACAGGGCGTAGTAATAAGTTTGAAGACGTAACGGAATTAAGTGCGATAAAGTATCGAAATTATAAACAAGTCGATGCATTTTCCACATTGGTAAAACCTGATAATTCAATTCTTCCTTTTGTTGTAGAGCTAACTGGCATTACCGAAGAAATGGTTTCCGATGCACCTAAAATAAATGAGGTTATCGAACAATTTGTTGAGTTTATTGGGACTGATGTTATTCTTGGTCATAATGTAATGTTTGATTATGGTCTTGTTTATGATGCTTATCTCGATGTTGTTGGGAAACGTATGCATAACGATTACGTTGATACGCTCCGCGTTTCAAGGCTTTTAAATAAAGATTCTAAGAACCATAAATTAGAAACTTTATGTATTTACTTTAATGTTGAGCGTTTAGTGGGACATCGAGGTTCAGAAGATTGTCTTCAGACTGCAGAAGTCTATATCAAAATGAAGGATAAGTATAAACGCCTACGACAGATTCAAAAAGAACAAAAACCAAAAGTATATCCTGTAGAAAAGGGGGCAGAATAAATGAATGTTTATGATTTCGATAAGACCATTTATGATGGGGATAGTTCCATGGATTTCTATAAGTACAATTTAAAACGTGATAAATCGATCATGAAATTTTGGCCGCGTCAAATCAAAGCAGCGCTTGACTATAAACGTGGAAAGATTGAT is part of the Erysipelothrix piscisicarius genome and harbors:
- a CDS encoding arsenate reductase family protein is translated as MKPLFIYYPKCSTCKRAVKYLEENNIDVVYRDMMLENPTKAELKEWLQISGLPIKRFFNTSGIVYREMKLKDKLPEMSDDEALELLSTTGRLVRRPLLIGDHGVFVGFHEEMYETLK
- a CDS encoding transcription repressor NadR; the protein is MHGDMRRTQIITKLIESEHAISANQFAKRFNVSRQIIVGDVALLRAQGHDIIATGKGYLMNRIDANRNIYTLAMQHNHQDTQRELEIFIKHHAQVLDVTVEHPIYGYLTGQLKIQSQEDIDLFMNQNPELLASLTNGIHLHRVAVSEENYADLITELKKHAFLYESN
- a CDS encoding glycosyltransferase family 4 protein, yielding MKILLYQKGEKAFSKSGIGRAMKHQVRALTEAKVDFTTNTQDDYDLVHINTVDFGARMFARKAHRRGKKVVYHAHSTEEDFRNSFMFSNQIAPLFKKHIVSSYKLGDYILTPTPYSKRILEGYGITIPIEDISNGIDLSRFEYRAEKVQAFREYFKIKEGQPVVVSVGLYFERKGLPDFMEVARKMPEVTFIWFGHTPLASVTQKIRDAIKQKPDNVLLPGYIAGDIIEGAYMCADLFFFPSYEETEGIVVLEALAAHCQTLVRNIGVYDPWLVDGENCYKGECNEDFIRIVQGCLDQTLPSTTEAGYQVAKDRSIKAIGEQLRGIYTKVLNQDSNIFK
- a CDS encoding lipoprotein, with protein sequence MKRLSVFLVLLLILTGCSDTPENRKWLNRL
- a CDS encoding ClC family H(+)/Cl(-) exchange transporter, whose product is MKKKEQIINYFDKTRLAFIGKGILVGICAGLVVSLFRYLIEELLGLVKLGYALLHINPQMILFWVIASIILAVVLGLFIKKDPMIKGSGIPQIEGQILGVMHMNWLSIVLRKGVAGVLAIGSGLFLGREGPSIQLGAAVGQGVNEGFKGNRMSEKVLVSSGAGAGLAAAFNAPVAGLLFVLEEVHHNFSPLVLLTTLAATTTANFISLYFFGLRPILSFGYLQTFELKHYGFLVFLGVLLGVAGFIYQKVVLWIPTVYSKLKKMPPYFYGVIPFILVIPIGYFYPHLIGGGSDIIHLLAENPFGLSTLISIFILRFIFSMISYGSGLPGGIFLPILSLGSLLGAIYGVFLTTQFGFDPNLLKSFIVIAMAGYFTAIGKAPLTAIVLITEMVGNFDQLMPMAVVSLVAYVISDLCGGEPVYEAMLERLVGEREPNITGQKVIVELCVHVESALDGCMVRDVSWPRSSLLTGISRGDHEFIPHGDSIICAGDTLMILTNRDSSAEVREYLSSYVGVKKPV
- the htpG gene encoding molecular chaperone HtpG; this translates as MARTKQFKAESKRLLDLMINSIYTNKEIFLRELISNASDAEDKLYYKSLQDTSIEISKDDLKIEIELDEENRTLTIHDYGIGMTEKELETYLGTIAKSDSHAFKKALEEGDDAVDVIGQFGVGFYSAFMVSDHVDVISKAYGSEAAYKFSSDGLDGFKIEAAEREKHGTTIVCKIKDNTDDEFYERFIDEYTIKNLIKTYSDYIRYPIEMKVEDEVEVLNSMIPIWKRSKNDVTEEALNQFYRDKFNDYDDPFKTIQMKVEGNPSFDALLFIPKHVPMDFYSQSFEPGLQLYSRGVFIMDHSKSLIPEEFRFVRGLVDSPDLNLNISREILQHDRQLAAISKRIERKIKSELELMMKNDRESYESFWKNFGLSIKYGIYTSYGSKSDALKDLVLFKSSQGDDLVAFKEYMERMKEDQEEIYYVSGENETKCAHLPQTEFVVSKGYEVLYFTDEIDEFAIQMLREYGGKAFKSINQGDLDLVDDETKKSIEAKKETHKLLIEALKEALKDEVDDVTLSTRLVNHPVCLVSEEGVSFEMEKVLNAIPDQGEHVKAKRILEINPEHPLLDALENVHQNKPEELGDFATILYDQACLIEGLPIKDPVTFSKRVADLMVASAK
- a CDS encoding 3'-5' exonuclease, whose amino-acid sequence is MRSVGENLLNFVPNFTVIDLETTGRSNKFEDVTELSAIKYRNYKQVDAFSTLVKPDNSILPFVVELTGITEEMVSDAPKINEVIEQFVEFIGTDVILGHNVMFDYGLVYDAYLDVVGKRMHNDYVDTLRVSRLLNKDSKNHKLETLCIYFNVERLVGHRGSEDCLQTAEVYIKMKDKYKRLRQIQKEQKPKVYPVEKGAE